Below is a window of Synergistaceae bacterium DNA.
CTTATAAAGGCTTTTCAGAAGGATAATAACGCAGTCATGGGCAAATGGATACTTGTAATTGACCGGGACAGCGAGACATGGATGATAAACGGACTCTACGATTCAAAAAATCAGGCGCGCGGCGAAGCAGTCCTCAAAATGCTGAAATCCGTCTGCTGGGACAAAGGCAATTGTGAACCCCAACAGACATCTCCTCTCCTCAATATCAATGCAGACGGGACCCCATTCCGTCTCGCAACCATCCAACAGGATGCCCTCGTCTACACAAAAGACGGCGAACTTCCCACTAAGAGCGCCGACGGGGCTATATTTGTCATATCAAGGTCTCCCTGCAGACAGCTCATGCCAAATAAACGAATCGACTTTGCTAAAGAGCGCTTTAAGTTGATAGATAAAGGGGAAAGTCTCGATATTGTCTCTGAGAGGGAAGTTTCAATAGATGGTCTTTTTGGCGTTGAACTTGTCGCATACGCTGAAGATGCGCAAAAATGCCTGATATATCAGACAATGCTCTTTGACCGGAATGACAGCCATGTAATGGTTGGCATAGCACACGGTGATGCTGTTAATAACCTCGAGCTGTTCCATAAGCTTACGGAAAGTTATAGGCGTGAAAGCATATAAAAATGCGGCCATAAGAGTTTATCCTCTTGACTCGAAGGCCGGTATGCTGATCCAGTCTGAGCAATATTCCATGCAAGAAAGGACTTTACTTAATGAGCATAAGAGCGGAGTTTAACAAATATTCGCATAATCCATCCTTGATTCTTCCGCGACTCTGGAGGAAATTGCTTTGTCCATTTAATCATATATTTGCAAAACTATGGGTTAGGTTCTGGGGCCGCGAAAAATTACGCGGGAAACGACGTATTTTCATTTTCGGAGCCTTTGGAGGAAGAGACTACAAAGATAACTCTGCGATTTTCTTCGAATATATGCTTTCCAATCACCCTGAAATCGATTCATATTGGGTAATACGAGCAGATGCATATCATGATCATGCAAAAAAAGGGTACAGTGTTCCTCCGTTTGATCGTGTCTTAATAAAGGAGAGTTTTCATGCAAATGTTATGACTCTAATTGCAAATGTCATTATCTGTTCCCACGGCCGCTACGATGTGACAGATTATAGAAAAAGCGAATTCGGGAAAGAGACCGTCGATGTTATGCTTACGCATGGGATAGCGGCTTTAAAGAAAACAAAATCTGGGTCCGCCGCCGGTGCTCCCATCATCTCATATGCTACGTATGCAGATATTGTCGTAGCAAGCTCAGCTGAGGAAGCCCGCATCAAGAATCAGGAATGGGGGATCCCCAAAGAAAAAATTGCGCTAACCGGTCTTCCTCGTCATGACAGACTTTTTTATCAAAGGAAAAATATAATTGCCCAAAAAAACACAATTCTCTTTATGCCGACATGGCGAAGCTGGAACGCAGACAAAACAACATTACGCGGCAGTCATTTTTTAGTACAGATAACTGCTTTTATCGCTGAATCAGGTTTGGATAGCTACCTGGGCAGGCATGGCATCAATATGAAAATATACATCCACATGTGGATGAGAGAATTTTTTGCTGAATTTAAACAGACTTTTTCTCTTCAAAACATCAGCATTCTGGATCAGGAAAACGACTTGCTTGAAACCATGCTGAAAAGCTCACTCCTGATCACGGATTACTCAAGCGTCTGCTGGGATTTTCTATTTATAGATAAACCTGTTCTTTTTTACCAGTTTGACATTGACGAATATCTTCAGCATACCGGATCTTATATCGACCTAAAAAAAGACCTGTTTGGGCCTGTAGCGTATAACGCAGAGGATGCCGCTTTCTGGGTCCGTTTTTTTGTAGAGAATAATTTTTCAACTGAACGGTTTCAAGATAAAATGGATGAGATGAAGAAGTTTGCGTTTGCATATAACGATGGTAAAAATTGCGAAAGGCTGTTTCAGGCAATATTTAAGAGGTTTTCTTAGTGCAAACATCAGCTCAATAGAAAACAACATCGATATAGGGCTAGGGCAAAAATAACTTTGTGTTATCTCGGGAATATAAGTGCAAAAAAATCTCTCCGGAAAACAGTTGCAAGAACCTGCTGTTACGTGTTAGACTAGTGTTTGTGTGATGCGGACTCGTAGCTCAGTAGGATAGAGCGACGGCCTCCTAAGCCGTAGGTCGCCGGTTCAACTCCGGCCGAGCCCGCCAATTTTACAGATATTATCCTGTTTCATTAATGTCCCCGGAGTGAATCACTCCGGGGACATTTTTTTGCGATCATCAGTATATGTTTTCGGCGGGACAGTTATTATTCTACTATGGCTGGTATCTCTGTTTTTGGCGCTTCTTCCGCAGGAGGAGACGGCGCCACTTCTGAAACTGCATCCGGGTCATAGGCAGCCGGCAGCGGGAGGTAAACATCAGGGGCATCCTCGGCAAGCGCCGGCAACGAAATCATAACCTTCGGATCTGTGCCGAAATTGAAGGAGCGCTCAACAGATTTTATCACTTGTTCCGTATCTTCGTTCACAATGTCAACTTTAATTTTATGGCTTGGTCCGCTGACTTTGACCACATCCCGGTCATCTGCGTAAAGCTCTATTGATTTATCTTCTTTCCCATCAACAGTGACAACCATGAATTTTGCGGCTTCATAGCTTTTTCCGCCAATATCAACGGTCTTATTGTCGAGCAGCACCTCATGCTCCTTGCCTATATAATACAGGCCGAAACCAAGTACAACAAGCAGAATAATTAATATCAGACGAATGACAAGGCGTTTCCTATTTACGTTTTTAAATGTCATGGCCTATTCTCCTCTTAGGCTCCGCCGAGCCTCAGCCCTGTCGCGCATGCGCCTCCAGGCATGAAGCACCAGCGCAAGGGCTATGATGCCGTATGACACAAAAACCCGGAAATATTCGCCAAGCTGTGCCTGACCGATAAGTTCTTTGCCTGCCATAGGGGATACGACAAACATAAGGTGGAAGAGCGTTACGCCGACAAAAACGTTTGTTATCGTGGCACGGCTTACAGAGGCTCCGCCGATAAGAAGCGCAGCAATCGCAAACATCCCCGCCTGGTCATGGCTGTTGTAGGTATTCATCGTCCCTATGTTCTGAAGGAATATTATCTGTCCAAAGCATGCCAGAACCGTAGAGATTATGATCGCGATGATCCTTGTGCGCTCGACCGGTATACCGGCTTCCTCTGCAACTTTCATGTCCTGACCGAGGGCCCGCATGTCCTGACCGAGCTTTGTGCGGCGAAACCACACGATGAAGATGCAGAAAATCCCTATAAATATAAATGTGGCTACAGGGACATCTATCGTCGCTATTTTCAAAGGGATAAGATTGTCAAGAACATGTCTGAGTCCAGTCAGGTTTATCGCGTTGCGTATGCCATATCCGCGTGAGAGGACCAGCTGCGGATTATGTACGGGTATCATGCGCCCCATTGTGTAAAGCACGATCAGCTGATAGACCCCGTTGACAAAGAAACCGAGGATATATGATGTTACCATCTCCCGTCCCTTTGCCTTGTTAAGGACAGCTCCGCATATATAACCCAGGAGAATTGCAATCGGCATTCCAATAAGCGCCGCAAGCATCATGCCCGGGACTCCTGCGATAGCCCAGTCAGTTACGAATATCAGTCCGATCTGACCGGCCATTGCGCCGAGCACCATACCAAAGTTGAGACCCATCCCTGCAAGGATAGGGATCAGCAGGGAAAGTACCAGAAAAGAGTTTCTGGCCAGGCGCGTGAGCATTTCCTGTATAAGATATGTTCCCGAGAATCCGGATATAGGGATAGCCAGTACGGAAAGGGCGATGAATATTATAGGGACCGCGTTATTGGCAAGTATATCCTTGAGGCTCATCGAGCCCTTCTTTTTGTCTGCCATCAGCGTTTCACCATCACTTTCCTCGTAAGGGCATAGAGTATCATGCCGTTACTGACTATTATCCTTATGACCTCAGACATGTCTGTCTGCATTACGCTGTTGATTACCGACGGCGTCATTGTCAGTATACCCTGAAAAAGAAACGCGCCGACCACGACGTTGACCATCGATGCCTTGTTCACGGACGCGCCGCCCAGAAGTATTGCGGCAACCGCAGGGAAGGCCATGTAGAAAGGCCCCATGTAGAGCTGGATGAAACCGAAGCTCTGTTCATACACAAGAATGCCAATTGCACCAAGCACTGTAGACAGGATAACAGATATTGTGCGCATTTTATCCACATCTATACCGGATGCTCTCGCAAATTCAGGATTCGAGCCGACAGCGGTAACGGCAGTTCCCGTCTTTGTCCGGAAGAAGGCCCAGACCAGAAATACCATAAAAGCGAAGAAGAGGAACATACCTATAGGAACATAGAAGAACTCGCCTATCTGTATATGCAGGTTCTTACTGAGAACGTTGATCCAGAAGCCCTCTGTGCTGATTGTAGTCCTGAGTCCCGAACCGCCGTAGCCCCATATCATTGTAGGGCTGGTATAGGGGAGAAGCAGCCACGCCATACACATAAGAGCAACGGAAGAAAAGCCTACATATGTGGCTATCATCATCTCGTCGCCCTTTACCCTGTTCAGCAGCTGACCATAAAGCCAGCCGAGAACAACAGCAAGCGGGACCGCAATCCCCATAGCGATAAGGAAACCGATCCCGCCTCTGATTCCGATCTGGATGGATGTCACAGCCCCGAGAAGACCTGCAATAATACCAAGAGGCAATCCAAAATTGAGGCCGCATCCGGACTGGACCATGGGTACCATGGCAAGCACTAGAATTCCGTTCATCCCGACACGCACAAGTGTATCCGAAAGCGACGCGTCTATGCGGACTCCGACAAACGGCGCCGCAATAAAAAGAGAGAAAAGAAAGAGGGCTATTATGATCCTGGGCCATCCGGCGTTTTCAATAAATGCCAGAATTTTATCTTTCATCCTGTTCACCTGCTGCTCTCTGCATAAATTTCAGCTGCGGGCACTTCCGCGACATGTCCGAGCATAAGGAGTCCAAATTCTTCCGCCGGACACTTGGCGGGCAAAATACCCGAGACTTTTCCTTCATTGATTATTGCTATTCTGTCGCACACAGACCTGAGCTCTTCAAGTTCGGAAGAGGTCATTATTATTGTGGTCCCTGTCTCTTTATTTACCCTGCGCAGCGTATCCAGGACAAGCTTTTTAGCACCTACGTCTATGCCGCGCGTCGGCTCAGAGACAAAAAGTATCTCAGGCGCGACCGTAAATGCCTTTGCAAGGCATACCTTCTGCTGATTGCCTCCTGAAAGTTCGACCGCCCTCTGTTTAGGGCCGGTACAGCGGATCTCCAAAGCTTTTATATATTCCATCGTGCATTCCTCAATTGCCTTGTCGTCGCGCCATTTAACAAGGCCTCCAAACATATTTTTGACAAATTTTTCCTGTACCTGAAGAGCTGTAAAGGTAATGTTCCAGTCGATCCCTTCTTCAAGCAGCAGCCCTACGCCGCGGCGGTCCTCCGAGACAAAGGCCATCCCTTCTTTAAGTGACGCATGGGGATCGTTGAGCTTGATTTCTTTTCCTCTCAGGAAGACCTTGCCGCCTGAGACATAAAGTCCCATTATACCGTTCGATATGCCGACCTTGCCCTGCCCCGCCAGTCCTCCGAGCCCAAAAATCTCACCGCGGTATACCTCTAGCGAGACATCTCTGACAGTCTCTCCCGGCATATCGACCCAAAGATGTTCAGTCTTAAGGATGACTTCTTCTGTTTTCTCATGATCTCTCTCACAGACCGCTTCTGTTTCAACTGCAACCTGTCTGCCGACCATCCAGCTGGCGATCTGCCTTACGTTTGTCTCAGCCGTTTTTGCCTCCTGAATGACCTTACCGTCGCGGAGGACGATAAGTTTGTCGCAGAGGTTAATTATCTCCTGCAGCCTGTGGGATATGAAGATTATAGAGATACCCTGCGCGGATAATTTTTTCAGTGCGTCGATCAGCACAGTTGCCTCTGATTCTGCAAGTACCGCCGTTGGCTCATCAAGGACCAGAAGGCGGGTCTTTTTGCGGTCGATTTCTCGCGCAATTTCCGTGAACTGCTTATGACCGACAGGCATTTCACTGATGAGTGTATCAGGGTCCAGCGCCACGCCCAGCGTGTCAATGGCTTTTTTTGCACGGGCAAGCATATTGGGTCTGTCTAGCGTTTTAAGTCTTTCGCCAAAAACTTCGACGAGAGGATTATATTTGGTTGATTCCCTGTTGAGAAGGATATTCTCTGTTGCAGTAAAACCAGGGATAAGAGAAAATTCCTGATGGACCATTCCTATACCTGCGTTGAGTGCGTCAAAAGGATCTTGGAAATGCACTTCTTCCCCATCAATGAACATTTTCCCCTCATACCCGCCGGTCTCGTTAATGACCGACATTCCGAAAAGAATATTCATCAAAGTGGATTTACCTGCACCGTTTTCTCCTACAAGCCCCATAATTTCACCAGGCATTAATGAGAAACTGACATCTGTAAGGACACGGTTACCGAAGTATTCCTTCCCAATGTTCTCCATTTTCAGGAGAGGTACTTCCATGGACATTCATTTCACCTCGTTTCCTAAACTCAAAACTATGCTCAGGAGATATTATTTTTTGTTACAGACGAAAGGTAATGCAGGCAGGGATAACTGCACATATAAAAAATGCAAATATCATCTATAACAACATAATATTATACATGCTTTTTCAATTTTTCAAGAAATATAAAGTCAGCAGGTGAAATATTTATTTGGCCGGTCAAACTGCACAACGTCGGCACAAGATCGCCTGGAGATGGAACTATAATGCAAAAGGCCCGGGGTGCTTGGCTTGCACCACGGGCCTCATGCTGTAATAGTCTAACTTTGCGCCTATTCGTAGTTTACACGGGATCCGGAACAGGTTGACTATCACCCCTGCAAAAACAGCCTAATTTTTGTGTTTCTCTAAAAATTCCTTGTATTCTTTTTGGGCCCTGTCTTTTTCGTAGCCATATTTTGTCTGGAGAAGTCCTACCAGCTTATCCTTCTCCCCTGCGATCACAGTCAGGTCATCATCGGTTAGCTTACCCCACTGCTTTTTAACTTCGCCCTGTATTTCTTTCCATTTCCCTTTCAGTATGTCTTCGTTCATAATATCCACCTTGCCTCTCTTCAGATATTCTTCAAATATGACTGGTCCCTGTTCTGTGCGCCATTACCCCTGGATAAGCAGGTTATTTTTTGTTCTTTTCCAGAAACGTCTCGTATTCTTTTTCGATCCTATCTTTGGCATAACCGTATTTTGTCTGAATAACTCCAAACAGCTTGTCTTTTTCTCCGTCGATCACAGTCAGGTCATCATCCGTAAGTTTACCCCACTGTTTTTTGACCTCGCCCTGCATTTCTTTCCATTTACCCTTCAGCACATCTTTATTCGTAATTCCTTCGCTCATGATCTTCACCTTTCCTTTCTTCAACCCTTCTTGTTTCCAAGAAGCAGAATCCCGCCGCCGAGAACTATCGATCCAATTCCGGCCCAAA
It encodes the following:
- a CDS encoding CDP-glycerol glycerophosphotransferase family protein produces the protein MLCPFNHIFAKLWVRFWGREKLRGKRRIFIFGAFGGRDYKDNSAIFFEYMLSNHPEIDSYWVIRADAYHDHAKKGYSVPPFDRVLIKESFHANVMTLIANVIICSHGRYDVTDYRKSEFGKETVDVMLTHGIAALKKTKSGSAAGAPIISYATYADIVVASSAEEARIKNQEWGIPKEKIALTGLPRHDRLFYQRKNIIAQKNTILFMPTWRSWNADKTTLRGSHFLVQITAFIAESGLDSYLGRHGINMKIYIHMWMREFFAEFKQTFSLQNISILDQENDLLETMLKSSLLITDYSSVCWDFLFIDKPVLFYQFDIDEYLQHTGSYIDLKKDLFGPVAYNAEDAAFWVRFFVENNFSTERFQDKMDEMKKFAFAYNDGKNCERLFQAIFKRFS
- a CDS encoding ABC transporter permease, which translates into the protein MADKKKGSMSLKDILANNAVPIIFIALSVLAIPISGFSGTYLIQEMLTRLARNSFLVLSLLIPILAGMGLNFGMVLGAMAGQIGLIFVTDWAIAGVPGMMLAALIGMPIAILLGYICGAVLNKAKGREMVTSYILGFFVNGVYQLIVLYTMGRMIPVHNPQLVLSRGYGIRNAINLTGLRHVLDNLIPLKIATIDVPVATFIFIGIFCIFIVWFRRTKLGQDMRALGQDMKVAEEAGIPVERTRIIAIIISTVLACFGQIIFLQNIGTMNTYNSHDQAGMFAIAALLIGGASVSRATITNVFVGVTLFHLMFVVSPMAGKELIGQAQLGEYFRVFVSYGIIALALVLHAWRRMRDRAEARRSLRGE
- a CDS encoding ABC transporter permease — protein: MKDKILAFIENAGWPRIIIALFLFSLFIAAPFVGVRIDASLSDTLVRVGMNGILVLAMVPMVQSGCGLNFGLPLGIIAGLLGAVTSIQIGIRGGIGFLIAMGIAVPLAVVLGWLYGQLLNRVKGDEMMIATYVGFSSVALMCMAWLLLPYTSPTMIWGYGGSGLRTTISTEGFWINVLSKNLHIQIGEFFYVPIGMFLFFAFMVFLVWAFFRTKTGTAVTAVGSNPEFARASGIDVDKMRTISVILSTVLGAIGILVYEQSFGFIQLYMGPFYMAFPAVAAILLGGASVNKASMVNVVVGAFLFQGILTMTPSVINSVMQTDMSEVIRIIVSNGMILYALTRKVMVKR
- a CDS encoding sugar ABC transporter ATP-binding protein, which translates into the protein MSMEVPLLKMENIGKEYFGNRVLTDVSFSLMPGEIMGLVGENGAGKSTLMNILFGMSVINETGGYEGKMFIDGEEVHFQDPFDALNAGIGMVHQEFSLIPGFTATENILLNRESTKYNPLVEVFGERLKTLDRPNMLARAKKAIDTLGVALDPDTLISEMPVGHKQFTEIAREIDRKKTRLLVLDEPTAVLAESEATVLIDALKKLSAQGISIIFISHRLQEIINLCDKLIVLRDGKVIQEAKTAETNVRQIASWMVGRQVAVETEAVCERDHEKTEEVILKTEHLWVDMPGETVRDVSLEVYRGEIFGLGGLAGQGKVGISNGIMGLYVSGGKVFLRGKEIKLNDPHASLKEGMAFVSEDRRGVGLLLEEGIDWNITFTALQVQEKFVKNMFGGLVKWRDDKAIEECTMEYIKALEIRCTGPKQRAVELSGGNQQKVCLAKAFTVAPEILFVSEPTRGIDVGAKKLVLDTLRRVNKETGTTIIMTSSELEELRSVCDRIAIINEGKVSGILPAKCPAEEFGLLMLGHVAEVPAAEIYAESSR
- a CDS encoding CsbD family protein, coding for MNEDILKGKWKEIQGEVKKQWGKLTDDDLTVIAGEKDKLVGLLQTKYGYEKDRAQKEYKEFLEKHKN
- a CDS encoding CsbD family protein; the protein is MSEGITNKDVLKGKWKEMQGEVKKQWGKLTDDDLTVIDGEKDKLFGVIQTKYGYAKDRIEKEYETFLEKNKK